The Candidatus Dormiibacterota bacterium genome has a segment encoding these proteins:
- a CDS encoding DUF192 domain-containing protein, producing the protein MATSHSIRATPARSFVQRTLGLIGRTQVGEDEGMLFDRCSSIHTFFMRVPIDVVFLDAGDRVVRAVANVRPWRPFVGCVGASRVVELAAGSIERRGIRAGDLVTPTVAS; encoded by the coding sequence GTGGCAACCTCGCACAGTATCCGCGCTACGCCCGCGCGCTCGTTCGTACAGCGCACGTTGGGGCTGATCGGGCGCACGCAGGTAGGAGAGGACGAAGGCATGCTCTTCGACCGGTGCTCGTCGATTCACACGTTCTTCATGCGCGTACCGATCGACGTCGTCTTCCTCGATGCCGGCGACCGGGTGGTGCGTGCGGTCGCAAACGTCCGGCCGTGGCGCCCGTTCGTCGGCTGCGTCGGGGCGTCGCGCGTCGTGGAACTCGCTGCGGGCTCGATCGAGCGCCGCGGGATCCGGGCCGGCGACCTCGTGACGCCGACCGTTGCCTCCTGA
- a CDS encoding Flp family type IVb pilin — translation MFSAVKTLVKDDSGATLVEYGLLLALVALAAITAMTTLGGKISSLFTNAGNDL, via the coding sequence ATGTTTTCCGCAGTCAAGACCCTCGTGAAGGACGATAGCGGTGCGACGCTGGTCGAGTATGGCCTGTTGCTCGCACTCGTCGCCCTCGCGGCGATCACCGCCATGACCACGCTCGGCGGCAAGATCTCGAGCCTGTTCACCAACGCAGGCAACGACCTCTAA
- a CDS encoding pilus assembly protein N-terminal domain-containing protein, translating into MTIVHVRALCAALAMTLVVAIPVAPAQAHPDVISLKAGHSTIISAPGLTRVAIGDGHIAGVVPIGTSQLIVNGKAPGTTSLFVWSGSGRRTYTVSVTDELFDNFAQMLSSAINNPGIRVRSYGTNVIVSGTVPDMAQWVNQNNIVSSFTAIAREDKYHIVDVVGVTHNMDTLQSEFAASPTAHELSMEPDGKGNIIVSGYVRDQVEEEQVINRARVLAGTYLAADGKVIDRLSVAHISQISIKVYVLEIDRTGLGDLGLQLQSGIPNPNNPNEINLAPPVFPIFEGGAAGLLGKALNLAPFFRTVRLVPTLNLVLTSGHGRILSAPNLVTTPGNLATFLVGGQIPYVYSTGIGQTSVDWKNYGVQLNVTPTLLPNGSVESNITPDISNLDYQNAVQLNGFYIPALKESRLSTDIITAPGQSIIMGGLIQHVSQRTVSKIPILSAIPILGKLFQSVNYQNSESDVVFILTPEIVSQ; encoded by the coding sequence ATGACAATAGTACATGTGCGCGCGCTCTGCGCGGCACTCGCGATGACGCTCGTGGTTGCGATTCCGGTCGCGCCGGCGCAAGCCCATCCCGATGTGATCTCGCTCAAAGCCGGTCACTCCACGATCATTTCCGCTCCGGGACTCACGCGCGTCGCGATCGGAGACGGTCACATCGCCGGCGTCGTTCCCATTGGAACGAGCCAGCTGATCGTCAACGGTAAAGCGCCGGGAACGACGTCGCTCTTCGTATGGTCCGGGTCAGGCCGCCGTACGTATACGGTAAGCGTGACGGACGAGCTGTTCGACAACTTCGCACAGATGCTGTCGTCCGCGATCAACAACCCTGGGATTCGCGTCAGGAGCTACGGCACGAACGTCATCGTCAGCGGTACCGTTCCCGACATGGCGCAGTGGGTAAACCAGAACAACATCGTCTCGAGCTTCACGGCGATCGCGCGAGAAGACAAGTACCACATCGTCGACGTCGTCGGCGTTACGCACAACATGGACACGCTGCAGTCGGAGTTCGCGGCCTCGCCGACCGCGCACGAGCTCAGCATGGAACCCGACGGTAAAGGAAACATCATCGTCAGCGGATACGTGCGCGATCAAGTCGAGGAAGAGCAGGTGATCAACCGCGCTCGGGTCCTCGCTGGCACGTACCTCGCCGCAGACGGCAAGGTGATCGACCGTCTCTCCGTCGCGCACATCAGTCAGATAAGCATCAAGGTCTACGTCCTCGAGATCGATCGGACCGGTCTGGGCGATCTCGGGCTCCAGCTCCAGTCCGGCATTCCGAACCCGAACAATCCCAACGAAATCAATCTCGCGCCGCCGGTATTCCCAATCTTCGAGGGCGGAGCCGCCGGCCTGCTCGGCAAAGCGCTGAACCTCGCGCCGTTCTTCCGCACCGTGCGCCTCGTACCGACGCTCAACCTCGTGCTCACGAGCGGCCACGGGCGCATTCTCTCGGCGCCGAACCTCGTGACGACCCCCGGAAACCTCGCCACGTTCCTCGTCGGCGGGCAGATCCCGTACGTCTACTCGACCGGCATCGGCCAGACGTCGGTCGATTGGAAGAACTACGGCGTCCAGTTGAACGTGACGCCGACGCTGCTCCCTAACGGCAGCGTCGAGAGCAACATCACGCCCGACATCTCGAATCTCGACTATCAGAACGCCGTCCAGCTCAACGGGTTCTACATTCCCGCGCTCAAGGAGAGCAGGCTCTCGACCGACATCATCACGGCGCCCGGCCAGTCGATCATCATGGGCGGCTTGATCCAGCACGTGAGCCAGCGGACGGTCAGCAAGATTCCGATTCTTTCGGCGATCCCGATCCTCGGAAAGCTCTTCCAGTCGGTCAACTACCAGAACTCGGAGTCCGACGTGGTCTTCATCCTCACGCCGGAGATCGTCTCGCAGTAA
- a CDS encoding type II secretion system F family protein — protein sequence MTSVAPFIVFFGVAGAVAIGCVAFWDRLVAWVALRLEPYRRLLERAAIPIKAEELALMVIAAAIIPWGVLAFLLKPSPIVGLLLLAGTSWIAYVGVKGYVNLKVLRRLNHFNNQLEIVLRLITGALRVGLGLRQALVTVVSDMPDPSRIEFSRVLSQTQIGVSIYDALDQLADRMPSSELAMMTRSIRIQSQTGGNLGKVLENLAETIKQRRKLNRKIAALTSEARFTKYIISALPIGVGIFILTFEPDMRAGLLYTLLGRLCLGVVVGLITLGWIVFGKLSRLDI from the coding sequence ATGACCTCGGTCGCACCGTTCATCGTCTTCTTCGGCGTCGCGGGCGCAGTCGCGATCGGCTGCGTCGCGTTCTGGGACCGGCTCGTCGCGTGGGTCGCGCTGCGGCTGGAGCCGTACCGCAGGTTGCTCGAGCGCGCGGCGATTCCGATCAAGGCCGAAGAGCTTGCGCTCATGGTGATCGCAGCGGCGATCATTCCGTGGGGCGTTCTGGCGTTTCTCCTCAAGCCGTCGCCAATCGTCGGTCTCCTCTTGCTCGCCGGCACGTCGTGGATCGCATACGTGGGCGTCAAGGGGTACGTCAATCTCAAGGTGCTACGGCGCCTCAATCATTTCAATAATCAGCTGGAGATCGTACTGCGTTTGATCACGGGCGCTCTGCGGGTTGGGCTCGGCTTGCGGCAAGCACTCGTCACCGTCGTGAGCGACATGCCGGATCCGTCGCGGATCGAGTTCTCGCGGGTGCTGAGCCAGACCCAAATCGGCGTCAGCATCTACGACGCCCTCGACCAGCTCGCCGACCGCATGCCTTCGAGCGAGCTTGCGATGATGACGCGCTCGATTCGGATCCAGAGTCAGACGGGCGGCAACCTCGGCAAAGTGCTGGAGAACTTGGCGGAGACGATCAAGCAGCGCCGCAAACTGAATCGTAAGATCGCCGCGCTGACCTCCGAGGCTCGCTTTACGAAGTACATCATCTCGGCGCTCCCCATCGGCGTCGGCATCTTTATCCTGACCTTCGAGCCTGACATGCGCGCGGGCTTGCTCTACACGCTGCTCGGCCGGCTCTGCTTGGGCGTCGTCGTAGGTTTGATCACCCTGGGATGGATCGTCTTCGGCAAGCTCTCGAGGCTCGACATCTGA
- a CDS encoding type II secretion system F family protein: MVVLLILLVVGAVGVIVYAMTSSNSDVKAQLAAINVSAGMGGADESGTIFQRLLNDQRRDRLEVRLQEAGWYDVTPAKLFARAGVYCAVGTGIGFLAMLLLHQTSTAMLLLVAALAGFGFYRPFGELAGTINRRKTEIRRALPDFLDLLSSTVEAGVALNAAISVAAEGLHGALGDEMRTALQDVRLGRSRAEALTAMASRVREPDLTTVITALVQSERVGASITHVIEELAADSRDRRIMRAEELAAALSNKLIFPMALFMLPSLFIMIFGGVLARYIYH, from the coding sequence ATGGTCGTGCTGTTGATTCTTCTCGTGGTCGGCGCCGTGGGCGTCATCGTGTACGCGATGACGAGCTCGAACAGCGATGTGAAGGCGCAGCTTGCCGCGATCAACGTCTCGGCAGGAATGGGAGGCGCCGACGAATCCGGAACGATCTTTCAGCGCCTGCTCAACGATCAGCGGCGCGATCGACTCGAGGTGCGCCTGCAAGAGGCGGGCTGGTACGACGTCACGCCGGCAAAGCTCTTCGCACGCGCCGGCGTCTATTGCGCGGTCGGCACCGGCATCGGGTTCCTAGCCATGCTCCTGCTGCACCAAACGTCGACGGCGATGCTGCTGCTCGTAGCGGCGCTTGCAGGATTCGGCTTCTATCGTCCCTTTGGCGAGCTCGCGGGCACGATCAACCGGCGGAAGACCGAAATCCGCCGCGCGCTGCCCGACTTTCTCGACCTGCTGTCGAGCACGGTCGAGGCGGGCGTCGCGCTGAACGCTGCCATCTCGGTTGCTGCGGAGGGCTTGCACGGAGCGCTAGGTGACGAGATGCGCACGGCGTTGCAGGACGTACGGCTGGGGCGCTCGCGCGCCGAGGCGCTGACCGCGATGGCATCGCGCGTGCGCGAGCCGGATCTGACGACCGTCATCACGGCACTCGTGCAATCCGAGCGCGTCGGAGCATCGATAACGCACGTCATCGAAGAACTTGCAGCCGACTCGCGCGACCGGCGCATCATGCGCGCGGAAGAGCTGGCGGCAGCGCTTTCGAATAAGTTGATCTTTCCCATGGCGCTCTTCATGCTGCCGTCGCTCTTCATCATGATCTTCGGCGGAGTTCTCGCGAGGTATATTTACCACTGA
- a CDS encoding prepilin peptidase, translating to MISTPHTIAFAVAGAACAIAACTDLASRRVPNALTLPLIAAAPVLAAFDGVQAALAAASIVAVMLVLGTFVHAAGVLGGGDVKLLAGVTALAGFPACVDVALYCALWGGVLAVSVAAVRGEVGAVVSRVRIGITTTLAGRSLALGAAAIGARGTRIPYAVAIGAGFAVAVAGLTVFPFLRIVQ from the coding sequence ATGATTTCAACACCGCACACCATTGCCTTTGCCGTCGCAGGCGCTGCATGCGCGATCGCGGCGTGTACGGACCTCGCCTCACGGCGCGTTCCGAACGCGCTCACGCTGCCGCTCATCGCCGCCGCGCCGGTGCTCGCAGCCTTCGACGGCGTGCAAGCCGCGCTCGCCGCGGCATCCATCGTCGCCGTCATGCTCGTCCTCGGGACGTTCGTGCACGCTGCCGGCGTGCTCGGAGGCGGCGACGTCAAGCTGCTCGCAGGCGTCACCGCGCTTGCGGGGTTTCCCGCGTGCGTCGACGTCGCGCTCTACTGCGCTCTCTGGGGCGGCGTGCTCGCCGTCAGCGTCGCAGCGGTGCGAGGCGAAGTCGGCGCGGTCGTCAGCCGGGTGCGCATCGGCATCACGACGACTCTCGCCGGCCGTAGTCTCGCTCTCGGTGCCGCAGCGATCGGGGCGCGCGGCACGCGCATTCCGTACGCGGTCGCGATCGGCGCAGGATTCGCCGTCGCGGTCGCAGGTCTCACCGTCTTCCCCTTCCTGAGGATCGTTCAATGA
- a CDS encoding Flp family type IVb pilin, producing the protein MIIAFRNLVRDDHGASLVEYGLLITLVALAAIAAMTVFGADISSMFSSDASAI; encoded by the coding sequence ATGATCATTGCATTTCGCAATCTCGTCCGAGACGATCACGGCGCAAGCCTGGTCGAATATGGACTGCTGATCACGCTCGTCGCCCTCGCCGCTATTGCAGCGATGACGGTGTTCGGCGCGGACATCAGCTCCATGTTCTCGAGCGACGCGAGCGCGATCTAA
- a CDS encoding TadE family protein encodes MRGASYRVRGAALAETAIVLSFTLLVIFGAIQIALIGFFQTQLDGATFMYSHAAALGSSNYTAIDASLGPIFPSVPMTTWGVSNITDANPLSTNTTTMPNWTQWGSLTQRFGGSAILRSQLVQTKGTMTVNGLSVLGNSITLSAGNVEGMTMVGNHDDDAQGAGYNSPTVYSSLVNPITQDDQNVPPYYFTFAYMSYCTLSQFSSNGSSCSSWYSGGGLRSLGLAEYLKDDQTGNAGNYTTSADGIGTNGTFQTMACHQRIFADLATAFPSVMPAPSPIPGSNYDETSSGPATVAAWNGASFRMVYTWDVQGTHGEYPGSKAFANGYPLNPTYGCTDGGPGS; translated from the coding sequence ATGAGAGGAGCATCCTATCGCGTTCGGGGCGCCGCGCTGGCTGAGACGGCCATCGTCCTGAGCTTCACGCTGCTCGTCATCTTCGGCGCGATTCAGATCGCGCTGATTGGTTTCTTCCAGACGCAGCTCGACGGCGCGACCTTTATGTACTCGCATGCCGCCGCGCTCGGCTCAAGCAACTACACCGCCATCGACGCATCGCTCGGGCCGATCTTCCCGAGCGTCCCAATGACGACGTGGGGCGTCTCGAACATAACCGATGCGAATCCGCTTTCGACGAACACGACGACGATGCCGAACTGGACGCAGTGGGGAAGCCTGACCCAACGATTCGGCGGCTCGGCGATCCTTCGCTCGCAGCTCGTCCAGACGAAGGGCACGATGACCGTCAACGGGCTCTCGGTTCTCGGCAACTCGATCACGCTCTCCGCCGGCAACGTCGAGGGAATGACGATGGTCGGCAACCACGACGACGACGCGCAAGGCGCGGGATACAACTCGCCCACGGTCTACAGCTCGCTCGTGAACCCGATCACGCAAGACGACCAGAACGTTCCGCCCTACTATTTCACGTTCGCGTACATGAGCTATTGCACGCTGTCGCAGTTCAGCTCGAATGGATCGTCGTGCTCGAGCTGGTATTCGGGCGGCGGGCTGCGTTCGCTCGGGCTCGCCGAGTACCTCAAGGACGACCAGACCGGGAACGCCGGCAACTACACGACGAGCGCCGACGGCATCGGCACCAATGGAACCTTTCAGACGATGGCGTGCCATCAGCGGATCTTCGCCGATTTGGCGACGGCGTTTCCCAGCGTGATGCCGGCGCCTTCGCCGATTCCGGGCAGCAACTACGACGAGACGTCGAGCGGGCCGGCAACCGTGGCCGCATGGAACGGCGCCTCGTTCCGCATGGTCTACACGTGGGACGTGCAGGGCACGCACGGCGAGTATCCCGGAAGCAAGGCGTTTGCGAACGGCTACCCGTTGAATCCGACCTACGGATGCACCGATGGAGGCCCCGGCTCGTGA
- the cpaB gene encoding Flp pilus assembly protein CpaB: protein MNKRNTLLIVAAVLAAGAGLLTFNYLSSSNRNVASAPPRPVLVAIADIPAHTPVTSSMVNVVMRPSSDVDSNALSSPSDISGDVALGPIPAGAAITSSNTSKDEAPVRGLHLMRGYRAISIPVDEVRDVSGLVEPGDKVDVIAVPPRVGAAQPTASIILHDVTVFAVGGELAPSAPSTPTPGSQPVPNVPRSVTLEVTPNQADLLAMADLNTTLRLALRPKGDPSGSSQDLVFASQTFAAPPPPVTSSGPAPGPRRALPYSSVEIIEGDQIGAPDTSGSSTR from the coding sequence ATGAACAAACGCAATACGCTGCTCATCGTGGCGGCCGTGCTCGCCGCCGGCGCCGGACTCTTGACCTTCAACTATCTGTCGTCGTCGAATAGAAACGTCGCGTCGGCGCCGCCAAGACCGGTGCTCGTCGCGATCGCGGACATTCCCGCGCACACGCCGGTCACGAGCTCGATGGTGAACGTGGTCATGCGTCCGAGCAGCGACGTCGACTCCAACGCGCTCTCGTCCCCGAGCGACATCTCCGGCGACGTCGCGCTGGGCCCGATTCCGGCCGGCGCGGCCATTACGTCCTCGAATACGAGCAAAGACGAGGCGCCGGTACGCGGCCTGCACCTCATGCGCGGCTATCGAGCGATCTCGATTCCCGTCGACGAGGTGCGTGACGTTTCGGGTCTCGTAGAGCCGGGCGACAAGGTCGACGTGATCGCCGTGCCCCCGCGCGTCGGAGCCGCCCAGCCGACGGCCTCGATCATTCTGCACGACGTCACGGTCTTCGCCGTCGGCGGCGAGCTCGCGCCCTCGGCGCCCTCGACGCCCACCCCGGGATCGCAGCCCGTTCCCAACGTTCCGCGCTCGGTGACGCTCGAGGTCACGCCGAATCAGGCGGACTTGCTCGCGATGGCCGATCTCAACACGACGCTGCGATTGGCGCTGCGTCCGAAGGGCGATCCCAGCGGCTCGAGTCAGGACCTCGTGTTCGCATCGCAGACCTTTGCGGCTCCCCCGCCGCCGGTTACCTCGAGCGGACCCGCTCCCGGCCCGCGCCGCGCGCTGCCGTATTCATCGGTCGAGATCATCGAAGGCGATCAGATCGGCGCCCCGGACACCTCGGGCAGCTCGACGAGATAA
- a CDS encoding BTAD domain-containing putative transcriptional regulator yields the protein MPRKPTYVLRRERLLAWLERYAQTPLRAIVAPAGFGKSVLLSEYAAARPACFYIAIGPLRRLTDRPAMVLCERLGMSPECGLSVESAVAAFEALPPCEIAIDEIDALRRDDREALAQIVAQMPEHVRVILAGRSRESVADPRRLLDGGTALLDASSLAFTAGEIGELAALAAVEAQSAQVTQLARESEGWPLVVAGAIRAAADAGRTLADAMRLWNAERGVSLREMILADAAASDLGPALVRLCSSEGLVAADDLGALERAGLYVVRSEYGYALLRAVASAFNPHGETLDLAALPDASPMFVRLLGEFEVRIGGRRIEWIRRKDAALFKHLLLAPLGRASRSELCELFWPTHDRQQAGQNLRTTCSNIRAALRRCLPESRVDLYFRCEGGDVVLRTDLAATDLAAFTAHVAAAREAMTAQHLDRAAEDYEAARALYRGPLILEPPTEANAAVARDVDESFNEIQRHVTALRRLRADVVPLRSVVA from the coding sequence ATGCCCAGGAAGCCGACGTACGTTCTTCGACGCGAGCGCCTTCTGGCATGGCTCGAGCGCTACGCGCAAACGCCGTTGCGGGCAATCGTTGCTCCCGCGGGCTTCGGTAAGAGCGTCTTGTTGTCCGAGTATGCTGCGGCACGGCCTGCGTGTTTTTATATTGCGATCGGACCGTTGCGCCGGCTGACCGACCGGCCCGCAATGGTGCTGTGCGAGCGCCTGGGCATGTCGCCCGAATGCGGCCTATCCGTCGAATCGGCGGTCGCGGCGTTCGAGGCGCTTCCTCCGTGCGAGATCGCGATCGACGAGATCGACGCGCTGCGCCGCGACGATCGGGAAGCGCTCGCGCAGATCGTCGCGCAGATGCCCGAGCACGTTCGCGTCATCCTTGCCGGGCGCTCGCGCGAGAGCGTCGCCGATCCCCGCCGTCTGCTCGACGGCGGTACCGCTCTCCTCGACGCATCGAGCTTGGCATTCACCGCCGGCGAAATCGGCGAGCTTGCCGCGCTCGCAGCCGTGGAAGCGCAGAGCGCGCAGGTGACGCAGCTCGCGCGCGAGAGCGAAGGCTGGCCGCTCGTCGTCGCCGGCGCGATTCGCGCAGCAGCCGACGCCGGCCGGACGCTCGCCGACGCGATGCGCCTGTGGAATGCCGAGCGGGGCGTCTCGCTGCGCGAAATGATCTTGGCGGATGCCGCGGCCTCCGATCTCGGCCCCGCGCTCGTGCGCCTCTGTTCGAGCGAAGGACTCGTCGCCGCCGACGACCTCGGCGCGCTCGAGCGTGCCGGCCTCTACGTCGTGCGCTCCGAGTACGGGTACGCGCTGCTTCGCGCGGTTGCGAGCGCCTTCAATCCGCATGGCGAAACGCTCGATCTCGCTGCGCTCCCCGACGCAAGCCCCATGTTTGTTCGCCTCCTCGGCGAGTTCGAGGTGCGCATCGGCGGGCGCCGTATCGAATGGATTCGGCGCAAGGACGCGGCGCTCTTCAAGCATCTGCTCCTCGCGCCGCTCGGTCGCGCCTCTCGCAGCGAGCTTTGCGAGCTCTTCTGGCCAACGCACGACCGCCAACAGGCCGGCCAGAACCTGCGCACGACGTGCAGCAACATCCGCGCCGCGCTTCGCCGGTGCTTGCCCGAGTCGCGCGTCGATCTCTACTTCCGCTGCGAGGGCGGCGACGTCGTCCTTCGCACCGATCTCGCTGCCACCGATCTCGCTGCTTTCACCGCGCACGTGGCGGCGGCTCGCGAGGCGATGACCGCTCAGCATCTCGATCGCGCCGCCGAAGATTATGAAGCCGCGCGCGCGCTCTACCGCGGGCCGCTGATCCTCGAGCCGCCGACGGAGGCTAATGCCGCGGTCGCCCGCGACGTCGACGAGAGCTTCAACGAGATCCAGCGCCATGTGACCGCGTTGCGCCGGCTGCGCGCCGACGTGGTTCCTCTGCGCTCGGTCGTCGCCTAA
- a CDS encoding A24 family peptidase, translating into MVGILAWAFIYACAATCGIIAADFVCARTQRHDDGPAPMWLHPAVPIVLFALLGIVVAARGGNLAQLGTIALLGVPLVGAWYSDARTGIVPDAFTLAPLGIIALGVLLHHTWWIAISAVVVFAAFALAATFSRGRGMGWGDAKLAMLTGAALGLQTSLLALAVACFAATVVSVIRNKGTQPIAFAPYIVVAMLLAFGFSVHS; encoded by the coding sequence ATGGTCGGCATACTCGCCTGGGCGTTCATCTATGCGTGCGCGGCGACGTGCGGCATCATCGCGGCCGATTTCGTCTGTGCGCGCACTCAGCGCCACGACGATGGTCCGGCGCCCATGTGGCTGCATCCTGCCGTGCCGATCGTGCTCTTTGCGCTCCTCGGTATCGTCGTCGCCGCGCGCGGAGGAAACCTCGCGCAGCTCGGCACGATCGCTCTGCTCGGCGTTCCGCTCGTCGGCGCGTGGTATAGCGACGCGCGTACCGGCATCGTGCCGGACGCGTTCACGCTCGCTCCGCTCGGCATCATCGCGCTCGGCGTTCTGCTCCATCACACGTGGTGGATTGCGATCTCAGCGGTGGTCGTCTTCGCCGCCTTCGCGCTCGCAGCAACGTTCTCACGCGGCCGCGGGATGGGGTGGGGCGACGCGAAGCTCGCGATGCTGACCGGCGCAGCGCTCGGCTTGCAGACGTCGCTGCTGGCTCTTGCGGTGGCGTGCTTTGCCGCAACCGTGGTTTCGGTAATACGGAACAAGGGCACGCAGCCGATTGCGTTCGCTCCGTACATCGTGGTGGCGATGCTCCTCGCGTTCGGGTTCAGCGTCCATAGCTGA
- a CDS encoding CpaF family protein, translating into MGEIPPLDDKKFEKAVAAVVDRLKSGPQPADLLVLQPSTSTPIGERRMVDRTKVDVSNNGVQKRAADTASDQHKNKWSALKAEIHRELSRRIDFAAIGSNADPLRLEELRAEVESTVTEAVARHPGLGSAEEIARLRQDIIHESLGLGPLEDLMSDPEVTEIMVNGPDRIYVERRGRIELSGMRFNDQHQVRLVIERIISPIGRHIDEAVPMVDARLPDGSRVNATVEPLSIDYPTITIRRFAKDRLKADDLVSKGSLTPEMADLLRAAVEARLNIVISGGTGSGKTTLLNVLSGFIPVNERIITIEDAAELQLHQDHVVRMEARPANVEGRGAIPIRELVRNSLRMRPDRIVVGECRGGEALDMLQAMNTGHDGSLTTVHANTPRDCLSRIETMVLMAGFDIPVRAIREQVSGAVDVIVQTSRLRDGSRKVTSVTEVVGMEGDIISTQEILRFDQHGLDKEGKLVGSFVYTGVQPNFLRRLEEYGVSFQIERLSQMQLAVAAW; encoded by the coding sequence ATGGGCGAGATTCCCCCGCTCGATGACAAGAAGTTCGAAAAGGCGGTCGCCGCCGTCGTGGATCGGCTCAAGAGCGGCCCGCAGCCCGCGGACCTGCTCGTCCTGCAACCATCGACGAGCACGCCGATCGGCGAGCGGCGCATGGTCGATCGCACGAAAGTCGATGTGTCGAACAACGGCGTCCAGAAGCGCGCCGCGGATACCGCATCGGACCAGCACAAGAACAAATGGTCGGCGCTGAAGGCGGAGATTCATCGCGAGCTCTCGCGCCGCATCGACTTCGCTGCGATCGGCTCCAACGCAGACCCGCTGCGCTTGGAGGAGCTTCGCGCCGAGGTCGAGAGCACCGTCACCGAGGCCGTAGCGCGTCATCCGGGGCTCGGATCGGCCGAGGAGATCGCCCGTCTGCGGCAAGACATCATCCACGAGAGTCTCGGCCTAGGCCCGCTCGAAGATCTCATGAGCGACCCCGAGGTCACTGAAATCATGGTCAACGGCCCGGATCGTATCTACGTAGAGCGTCGCGGCCGCATCGAGCTTTCGGGCATGCGCTTCAACGACCAACACCAGGTGCGCTTGGTCATCGAACGCATCATCTCGCCGATCGGGCGACACATCGACGAAGCGGTTCCGATGGTCGACGCACGCCTTCCCGACGGCTCGCGCGTCAACGCGACGGTCGAGCCCCTCTCGATCGATTATCCGACGATCACCATTCGGCGCTTCGCGAAGGACCGGCTCAAGGCCGACGACCTCGTCTCCAAAGGCTCGCTGACGCCGGAGATGGCCGACCTATTGCGAGCGGCCGTCGAGGCACGCTTGAACATCGTCATCAGCGGCGGCACCGGCTCCGGCAAGACGACGCTGCTGAACGTCCTCTCGGGGTTCATTCCCGTCAACGAGCGCATCATCACGATCGAAGACGCGGCGGAACTGCAGCTCCATCAGGATCACGTGGTTCGGATGGAGGCGCGTCCGGCCAACGTCGAAGGGCGGGGCGCGATCCCGATTCGCGAGCTCGTACGCAACTCGCTGCGCATGCGTCCGGACCGCATCGTCGTCGGCGAGTGCCGTGGCGGTGAAGCGCTGGACATGCTCCAGGCAATGAACACCGGTCACGACGGATCGCTGACTACCGTGCACGCGAACACGCCGCGTGACTGCCTGTCGCGCATCGAGACGATGGTGCTGATGGCGGGCTTCGACATCCCGGTGCGCGCGATTCGCGAGCAGGTCTCGGGAGCCGTCGACGTGATCGTGCAGACGTCGCGCTTGCGCGACGGAAGCCGCAAGGTCACGTCCGTCACCGAAGTCGTCGGCATGGAGGGCGACATCATTTCGACGCAAGAGATCCTGCGCTTCGACCAACACGGCCTCGACAAAGAAGGCAAGCTCGTCGGAAGCTTCGTCTACACGGGCGTCCAGCCGAACTTCCTGCGCCGCCTCGAAGAGTACGGCGTCAGCTTCCAGATCGAGCGGCTGAGCCAGATGCAGCTCGCCGTCGCCGCGTGGTAG